In Fundulus heteroclitus isolate FHET01 chromosome 16, MU-UCD_Fhet_4.1, whole genome shotgun sequence, a single genomic region encodes these proteins:
- the gfap gene encoding glial fibrillary acidic protein yields the protein MESQRVQSSYRKRFGPQGGSGSRIGSLSSNRLSWHGTPRTVSHSSPISRVSLGSASTALLLGSPVDRLDFSADSLMKAHYKETRTNEKMEMMGLNDRFASYIEKVRLLEQQNKMLVVELNQLKVKEPSRLGDIYQDELRELRRQVDGLTNGKARLEVERDNLAADLATLKQRLQDEITLRQEGENSLNTFRQDVDEAALNRVQLERKIEALQEEINFLKKIHEEEMRELQDQIVAQQVHVDLDVSKPDLTAALREIRVQYENMASSNMHETEEWYRSKFADLTDAATRNAEALRQAKQDANEYRRQVQALTCDLDALRGTNESLERQLREMEDRCAMEAAGYQDTVSRLEEEIQALKEEMARHLQEYQDLLNVKLALDIEIATYRKLLEGEESRITIPVQSFANLQFRDTNLDTKTPEAHVKRSILVRTVETRDGEIIKESTTEHKDLP from the exons ATGGAGAGCCAGAGGGTCCAGTCCTCGTACAGGAAGCGCTTTGGGCCTCAGGGCGGCTCAGGCTCCAGGATTGGAAGCCTGTCTTCCAACCGCCTCTCCTGGCATGGCACCCCCCGAACCGTCTCCCACTCCAGCCCCATATCCAGGGTCTCCCTGGGCTCCGCCAGCACGGCCCTGCTGCTGGGGAGCCCGGTGGACCGGCTGGACTTCTCAGCCGACTCCCTGATGAAGGCCCATTACAAAGAGACGCGCACAAACGAGAAGATGGAGATGATGGGCCTGAACGACCGCTTTGCCAGCTACATAGAGAAGGTGCGCCTGCTGGAGCAGCAGAACAAGATGCTGGTGGTTGAGCTGAACCAGCTGAAGGTGAAGGAGCCCAGCAGACTGGGAGACATCTACCAGGACGAGCTCAGGGAGCTTCGGCGGCAGGTGGACGGCCTCACCAATGGCAAGGCTCGGCTGGAGGTGGAGAGGGACAACCTGGCCGCCGATCTGGCCACGCTGAAACAGAG ACTGCAAGATGAGATCACGCTGCGGCAGGAAGGAGAGAACAGTTTGAACACCTTCAGACAG GATGTGGATGAGGCGGCTCTCAATCGAGTCCAGCTGGAGCGAAAGATCGAAGCCCTGCAGGAGGAGATCAACTTCCTCAAAAAGATTCACGAGGAG gaGATGCGTGAGTTACAGGATCAGATCGTGGCCCAGCAGGTCCATGTTGATCTGGATGTTTCTAAACCAGACTTAACTGCGGCTCTGAGAGAAATCAGAGTTCAGTACGAGAATATGGCCTCCTCCAACATGCATGAAACAGAGGAGTGGTACCGGTCCAAG TTTGCTGACCTGACAGATGCAGCCACTCGAAATGCAGAAGCCCTGCGCCAAGCTAAGCAAGACGCTAATGAATATCGGCGTCAGGTCCAAGCTTTGACCTGCGATCTGGATGCTCTTCGTGGCACA AACGAGTCTCTGGAGCGCCAGCTTCGGGAAATGGAGGACCGCTGTGCCATGGAGGCCGCTGGGTACCAGGATACGGTGAGCCGTCTGGAGGAGGAGATCCAGGCCCTGAAAGAGGAGATGGCAAGGCATCTGCAGGAGTACCAGGATCTTCTCAATGTCAAGCTGGCTCTGGATATCGAGATAGCCACCTACCGGAAACTgctggagggagaggagagcag GATCACCATTCCGGTCCAGAGCTTTGCCAACCTGCAGTTTAGAG ACACCAACCTGGATACCAAAACCCCAGAGGCCCATGTGAAGAGGAGCATCCTGGTCCGAACTGTGGAGACCAGAGATGGGGAG atcaTTAAGGAATCAACCACTGAGCACAAAGACCTTCCTTGA